From the genome of Miscanthus floridulus cultivar M001 chromosome 10, ASM1932011v1, whole genome shotgun sequence, one region includes:
- the LOC136489509 gene encoding aluminum-activated malate transporter 10-like translates to MDAAAREAQSGLEWRVTVPEGASVTMEHEAGGPAVRVWAWLLACLAKAWSRVAGFARKVWWIAADDPRKAVHGLKVGLALALVSVFYYTKPLYDDVGGAAMWAIMTVIVVFEYTVGGSVYKCFNRVVATASAGVLALGVHWVADRSGELEPVIVTGSLFLLGGMDITAGF, encoded by the exons ATGGACGCCGCCGCGAGGGAAGCGCAGAGTGGTCTGGAATGGCGAGTGACCGTGCCGGAGGGCGCGTCGGTGACCATGGAGCACGAGGCCGGCGGCCCTGCTGTGAGGGTGTGGGCGTGGCTGCTGGCCTGCTTGGCCAAGGCGTGGAGCAGGGTCGCCGGGTTCGCGAGGAAGGTATGGTGGATCGCGGCAGATGATCCCCGGAAGGCGGTGCACGGGCTCAAGGTCGGCCTGGCGCTCGCGCTCGTCTCCGTGTTCTACTACACCAAGCCCCTGTACGACGACGTTGGTGGGGCTGCCATGTGGGCCATCATGACGGTCATCGTTGTCTTCGAGTACACTGTCG GTGGCAGCGTGTACAAGTGTTTCAACCGGGTCGTTGCGACGGCGAGCGCCGGTGTTCTCGCGCTCGGCGTGCACTGGGTGGCGGACAGATCCGGCGAGCTCGAGCCGGTCATCGTCACTGGCTCCCTCTTTTTGCTGG ggggcatggacatcactgccggtttttaa